In the Xiamenia xianingshaonis genome, one interval contains:
- a CDS encoding lipopolysaccharide biosynthesis protein, which yields MEPTTEPKPLSLKANMLWNSTGSITYLAFQWLLSVVVVRLSDNYDAAGVLALALSVYNIFSPIAVYRMYTYQVSDVNRENTVGEYLTFRVVTTTAALAICMAYSAVTCAPSTLLAIFLFFLTKGLSLLIDVLHGQDQLSGRMDYIGKSLMLQGAGTFAAFCATFSLTRNLEAAFAAMAAATLLVGLVFDAPRTRRFGAIRWGIAPKKALHLLGYCLPIVIATIACSATVSVPRQMLAWMDGEAALGIYSSVAAPVAIIQMGATYLYNPLLTNISKLYANRDASGLRRLYLTIAAGIALIGVFCALAFEIVGPWVLELLFGPSISDYTYLLLPVIANAILCAFTWFANDVLVALRCFKGSFIGNVLSASISAAVAYFCITTWGMNGVSFASIIAFLPSALIMGAFFFKLVAKPAPKEDDASPCDSQPS from the coding sequence GTGGAACCGACGACAGAGCCCAAGCCCCTCTCGCTGAAGGCGAACATGCTGTGGAACTCGACGGGGTCCATCACGTATCTGGCATTCCAGTGGCTCCTGTCCGTGGTCGTCGTGCGCTTGTCGGACAACTACGACGCCGCCGGCGTGCTGGCGCTGGCGCTGTCGGTCTACAACATTTTTTCCCCTATTGCGGTATACCGGATGTATACCTATCAAGTGTCAGATGTCAACCGGGAAAATACCGTAGGGGAATATCTGACGTTTCGCGTCGTCACGACGACTGCCGCCCTGGCCATTTGCATGGCGTATTCGGCTGTGACCTGCGCTCCGTCGACGCTGCTTGCAATCTTTCTGTTCTTCTTGACCAAGGGGCTGTCGCTTCTCATCGACGTGCTGCACGGACAAGACCAGCTCAGCGGACGCATGGACTACATTGGCAAATCGCTCATGCTACAGGGCGCGGGCACGTTCGCCGCCTTCTGCGCCACGTTCAGCCTGACGCGCAACCTGGAAGCCGCCTTCGCAGCCATGGCCGCCGCGACGCTGCTCGTCGGGCTGGTCTTCGACGCTCCACGCACACGCCGCTTCGGCGCCATCCGCTGGGGCATTGCGCCGAAAAAGGCGCTGCACCTGCTGGGATACTGCCTGCCCATCGTCATCGCCACCATCGCCTGCTCGGCCACCGTGTCGGTGCCGCGCCAAATGCTTGCCTGGATGGACGGCGAGGCGGCGCTGGGCATCTATTCGTCGGTCGCGGCGCCGGTCGCCATCATCCAAATGGGCGCGACCTACCTCTACAACCCCTTGCTCACCAACATCTCGAAACTCTATGCCAACCGCGACGCAAGCGGATTGCGACGCCTTTATCTGACCATCGCCGCCGGCATCGCACTCATCGGCGTCTTCTGCGCCCTTGCCTTCGAGATCGTCGGTCCGTGGGTGCTTGAGCTGTTGTTCGGCCCGTCCATCAGCGACTACACCTATCTGCTGCTGCCAGTCATCGCAAACGCCATCCTGTGCGCGTTCACTTGGTTTGCCAACGACGTCCTCGTCGCCCTGCGCTGCTTCAAAGGGAGCTTCATCGGAAACGTCCTGTCGGCCTCCATCTCCGCCGCCGTGGCGTATTTCTGCATCACGACCTGGGGCATGAACGGCGTCAGCTTTGCAAGCATCATCGCGTTTTTGCCGAGCGCGCTGATCATGGGCGCCTTTTTCTTCAAGCTCGTCGCCAAGCCCGCGCCAAAAGAAGACGACGCCTCGCCTTGCGACTCTCAGCCCTCCTGA
- a CDS encoding LicD family protein: MNEQEALAKLQATELELLDVVAAFCEKHGIQWFLEGGTALGARRHAGFIPWDDDVDVAMLREDYDRFVSLAREGLPEGYSLHDASNTPGYAGMFAKVYKDGTAFHTQETTEAGCDQAIFVDVFPYDAIALDSARAARQIKNARLWQSVSYLYHAKTINVPHKGVLGSVERAGCRLAHFGVRALLNPQAICRRFERSRLQPGEASSGAYLELAWPNMEPLPEDVLVPPVPLPFEGRQLPVPRQTERYLENMYGDWRKVPDPQDRHTHFPLKLDFGDGTAWSPNQEG, encoded by the coding sequence GTGAACGAACAGGAGGCTTTGGCGAAGCTGCAGGCGACCGAGCTGGAACTTCTTGATGTGGTGGCGGCTTTTTGCGAAAAGCATGGCATTCAGTGGTTTCTAGAGGGCGGCACGGCTTTGGGAGCTCGGCGGCATGCCGGCTTCATCCCCTGGGACGACGACGTCGACGTTGCGATGCTGCGCGAGGACTACGATCGTTTCGTGAGCCTGGCGCGGGAGGGACTGCCGGAGGGCTATTCGCTGCATGACGCGTCGAACACGCCGGGCTATGCGGGAATGTTTGCCAAGGTTTACAAAGACGGTACGGCCTTCCATACGCAAGAAACCACTGAGGCAGGGTGTGACCAGGCCATATTCGTCGACGTCTTCCCATACGACGCCATCGCGCTCGACAGTGCTCGGGCGGCCCGGCAGATAAAAAACGCGCGCCTGTGGCAGTCGGTGTCGTATTTGTACCACGCCAAAACCATCAACGTGCCGCACAAAGGCGTGCTGGGAAGCGTTGAGCGGGCAGGGTGTCGCCTGGCCCATTTCGGCGTTCGCGCTTTGCTGAACCCGCAGGCCATCTGCCGCCGTTTCGAACGCTCGCGCCTGCAGCCTGGCGAGGCGTCTTCTGGCGCGTATTTGGAGTTAGCCTGGCCTAACATGGAGCCGCTTCCCGAAGACGTGCTGGTCCCGCCGGTACCGTTGCCCTTCGAGGGCCGGCAGCTGCCGGTGCCGCGGCAGACGGAGCGCTATCTGGAAAACATGTACGGAGACTGGCGAAAGGTTCCTGATCCGCAGGACCGGCACACGCACTTTCCGCTCAAGCTCGATTTCGGCGACGGGACGGCATGGTCTCCGAATCAGGAGGGCTGA
- a CDS encoding glycosyltransferase family 4 protein, with protein MTRPYVIFCPFFVPHLGGVEIYNFNLAKALVNKGESVVVVTSQDIKGPSRATGDLEMPESLTILGMPSRFFLNDRFPLPVRNSQRKKVLEELASIHPEKVVVNTRYYPLSLLGMRYAAEKGQRAVVIDHSTSYLTVSNPLLDPVLNLYERLVTNKGRRYDNIYGCVSKQGCEWLRSFGIAAERVFHNAINGAEFTKQASSRSFRQELALASDDLIVAFTGRLLKEKGVLRVVSAIEGLPSTVQKRLHVVVAGDGPEASTLKRHDNPHIHYVGSLNRGDIAALLLETDVFCFPSTYPEGLPTSLLEAAVCHTAIITSNCGGAREVVPSSDCGIVLESADTAHIQKAVMAFVSNPSYRQTCATNVRAHVLKNFTWDLTAQAIIDAR; from the coding sequence GTGACACGACCTTATGTAATCTTCTGCCCCTTTTTCGTTCCTCATCTCGGCGGCGTGGAAATCTACAACTTCAACCTAGCGAAAGCGCTGGTCAACAAGGGAGAAAGCGTCGTCGTTGTAACGTCGCAAGACATAAAAGGGCCCTCTCGGGCAACAGGCGATCTTGAAATGCCCGAGTCTCTCACAATTCTCGGCATGCCCAGCCGCTTCTTTCTCAATGACCGCTTTCCGTTGCCGGTGCGCAATTCCCAAAGAAAGAAGGTCCTTGAAGAACTTGCGTCTATACACCCCGAGAAGGTTGTCGTCAATACCCGCTACTATCCCTTGTCGCTGTTGGGCATGCGCTACGCGGCCGAGAAGGGACAGCGCGCTGTGGTGATTGACCATTCCACGAGTTACCTTACCGTAAGCAACCCGCTTCTCGATCCGGTTCTGAACTTGTACGAACGGCTTGTCACCAACAAAGGCAGACGTTACGACAATATCTACGGGTGCGTTTCCAAACAAGGTTGCGAATGGCTGCGCTCGTTCGGAATAGCAGCGGAGCGCGTCTTTCACAATGCTATAAACGGAGCCGAGTTTACAAAACAGGCATCATCGAGAAGCTTCCGCCAAGAGCTCGCCTTGGCTTCCGACGATCTGATTGTCGCGTTCACCGGACGGCTTCTCAAGGAAAAAGGCGTTTTGAGAGTGGTTTCGGCTATTGAAGGTCTTCCCTCGACTGTGCAAAAACGCTTGCACGTCGTTGTCGCAGGAGACGGTCCGGAGGCTTCAACCTTGAAGCGCCACGATAATCCGCACATCCATTACGTTGGCAGCTTGAACCGGGGCGACATTGCGGCCCTTCTCTTGGAAACCGACGTTTTCTGCTTCCCCTCGACCTATCCTGAAGGGCTGCCTACGTCGCTTTTGGAGGCGGCAGTATGTCATACTGCAATCATCACGTCGAACTGCGGAGGTGCGCGCGAAGTCGTGCCATCTTCCGATTGCGGCATCGTATTGGAATCTGCGGACACGGCCCACATACAAAAGGCTGTCATGGCTTTCGTTTCGAACCCCTCTTACCGCCAAACCTGTGCGACGAACGTCAGAGCTCATGTGCTGAAGAACTTCACCTGGGATTTGACGGCGCAAGCCATCATCGACGCCAGATAA